The genome window TCCAGTCCATCAGAATGATGTCAAAGGCTTCTTTTGATGCGGCGTCAATCGCCTCATCTCCGCTTGTGGCTTCGGTGAAATCTGAATAGCCATATTTGGTTAAGGTTTTCCGAATCAAGTTCCGCATGAATTGCGCATCATCAACAATCAAAAACCTCATGAATTTGTCCTTTATTTCCGAAGTGATGGTTTGAATGAGAAGGTTAAAACAACCGTGGTCACTAGAAAAGTTGATTGATTCATGACGCTTCTCACCGTCTGTCACAGGCATTTCATCTTTGGTTAGCGTTTGAGGAAGCGACAATCGAAGATCAAGATCGGTTTTGCTTGATAATATGCGTTTAAAACTCCCCGCGATTTGGTTGGATACTTCAGATAAGAGATCGATATGCTCTTGTTTAGATGGAACGGAGTTTGATTCTTGTTGGTTCCATAGATGCTGAGACAATTCACCTGAAAATTGAAAGATCAGACAATAGTTTAGGCTGCCGCGAATCGCGACGCCGATTGCATCCCGGTCGGGGTCTTCATTGGCGACGGCAGATTCGCCAACAGATGTCTCGGTGTTAAACATCTGACC of Candidatus Hinthialibacter antarcticus contains these proteins:
- a CDS encoding response regulator, giving the protein MDEIQSYKDELVLCAQTVLGQMFNTETSVGESAVANEDPDRDAIGVAIRGSLNYCLIFQFSGELSQHLWNQQESNSVPSKQEHIDLLSEVSNQIAGSFKRILSSKTDLDLRLSLPQTLTKDEMPVTDGEKRHESINFSSDHGCFNLLIQTITSEIKDKFMRFLIVDDAQFMRNLIRKTLTKYGYSDFTEATSGDEAIDAASKEAFDIILMDWNMPVPGIDAVKAIRSMGIKTPIVMVTTEGEKMKVIKAVQAGANNYLIKPFTPDQLKEKIDQVVNK